A region of Gracilinanus agilis isolate LMUSP501 chromosome 3, AgileGrace, whole genome shotgun sequence DNA encodes the following proteins:
- the S100G gene encoding protein S100-G: MSGLKKSPEELKTIFQKYAAKEGDPDQLCKDELKMLIQAEFPHLLKGPSSIDDLFKEMDKNGDGEVSFEEFMNLIKKISL, encoded by the exons atgagtGGATTGAAAAAGTCCCCTGAAGAACTCaaaacaatttttcaaaaatatgcaGCCAAGGAGGGTGATCCTGACCAGCTATGTAAGGATGAACTGAAAATGCTAATTCAAGCAGAATTCCCACATTTATTGAAG GGGCCAAGCAGTATCGATGACCTTTTTAAAGAAATGGACAAAAATGGCGATGGAGAAGTCAGTTTTGAGGAATTCATGAATCTGATAAAAAAGATATCTCTGTGA